Proteins encoded by one window of uncultured Draconibacterium sp.:
- a CDS encoding UpxY family transcription antiterminator: protein MYIGKHKYQWYAVYTRVNQEKKIASLLNEQKIEFYLPLIKKLRQWSDRKKWIKEPLFKCYIFVRVSYREFYRVIDMPGVVGYVSFGCKPQSIPDNQIENIKTIVNESEKEIIITRDKISKGITVEVNFGPLKGVHGEIVKICGQSRILIRITAMGCCIHTNISKDQVKILPPDRNRTKIKHQSVYKNRLSTSV, encoded by the coding sequence ATGTATATAGGGAAGCACAAATATCAATGGTACGCTGTTTATACCAGGGTAAATCAGGAAAAAAAAATTGCTTCGTTACTAAACGAACAAAAGATTGAGTTCTATTTGCCACTAATAAAGAAATTGAGACAATGGAGTGATCGCAAAAAGTGGATTAAAGAACCTCTTTTCAAGTGCTATATTTTTGTACGAGTGAGTTATAGAGAATTCTACAGAGTTATTGATATGCCTGGAGTAGTGGGTTATGTTTCATTTGGTTGTAAGCCCCAAAGTATTCCAGACAATCAAATAGAAAATATTAAGACAATAGTTAATGAAAGTGAAAAAGAAATAATAATTACAAGAGATAAAATATCAAAAGGAATTACTGTAGAAGTAAATTTTGGCCCATTAAAGGGAGTACATGGCGAAATTGTTAAAATATGTGGGCAATCGCGAATATTAATAAGAATTACAGCAATGGGATGTTGCATACATACGAATATATCGAAAGATCAGGTTAAGATTTTACCTCCAGATAGGAATAGAACCAAAATCAAACACCAATCAGTGTATAAAAATAGATTAAGTACAAGTGTTTAA
- a CDS encoding transposase — MRNKRFSKNQIKIILNEYEAGKPIPEIIEKYQISQATFYNWKAKYQNDSINDPEEIKKLKEDNERLRRMFVDISLENQKLKTLLEKYEESIKKAL, encoded by the coding sequence ATGAGAAATAAAAGGTTTTCCAAAAATCAAATTAAAATTATCTTAAACGAATATGAGGCAGGTAAACCCATCCCTGAAATTATTGAAAAGTACCAAATAAGCCAAGCCACATTCTACAATTGGAAAGCGAAATATCAAAACGATAGTATTAATGATCCGGAAGAGATTAAAAAGCTGAAAGAAGACAATGAACGACTGAGACGTATGTTTGTAGACATTAGTCTGGAAAATCAAAAACTAAAGACCTTGCTGGAAAAGTATGAAGAGTCAATTAAAAAAGCTCTCTAA
- the mnmE gene encoding tRNA uridine-5-carboxymethylaminomethyl(34) synthesis GTPase MnmE, with amino-acid sequence MLDQSTICAISTSPGVGAIAVIRLSGSDAITIAEKVYESPKTGKSLVDQPANTLHFGKIISADETIDEVVIALFRAPHSFTGEDIIEISCHGSVYIQQRILNVLVENGARLALPGEFTQRAFLNGKMDLSQAEAVADVIASSNAAAHKLAMNQMRGGFSKEISALRDQLLHFTAMVELELDFSEEDVEFADRTALRKLTEQIEELLRKLKDSFQLGNAIKNGIPVAIVGETNVGKSTLLNALLNEDRAIVSDIHGTTRDVIEDVVNIHGTAFRFFDTAGIRETEDQIENLGIERSYSKLEQATVVLLVVDTHNPYPLVESRIQKIRERIAPHQTLIIVANKIDTGLRDTIQQIEVMELTDNEKAVFIAAKQKENLDELIDYMTHSINMEEAEQQDVIVTNARHYEILKNAHEAILRVLNGLDMQITGDFLAQDIRECSHYLAEITGEVGTEEVLGHIFKNFCIGK; translated from the coding sequence ATGCTTGATCAATCAACAATATGTGCTATTTCCACGTCGCCTGGAGTTGGAGCTATTGCGGTAATTCGTCTTTCCGGTAGCGACGCCATAACAATTGCCGAAAAAGTGTACGAAAGTCCGAAAACAGGAAAATCATTGGTAGATCAACCGGCAAATACCCTTCATTTTGGAAAAATTATTTCAGCCGACGAAACAATCGACGAAGTGGTTATCGCTTTGTTTCGTGCGCCGCATTCGTTCACAGGAGAGGATATTATTGAAATTTCGTGCCATGGTTCGGTTTATATTCAGCAACGTATTTTAAATGTGTTGGTTGAAAACGGAGCTCGTTTGGCATTGCCCGGTGAGTTTACACAACGCGCATTTCTGAATGGAAAAATGGACCTTTCGCAAGCTGAAGCTGTGGCAGATGTTATCGCATCGTCAAACGCTGCCGCACATAAACTGGCTATGAACCAGATGCGCGGTGGATTTTCGAAAGAGATCAGTGCCTTGCGCGATCAATTATTACATTTTACTGCAATGGTGGAACTAGAGCTGGATTTTAGTGAAGAAGATGTGGAATTTGCCGATCGCACAGCGTTGCGCAAATTAACCGAACAAATTGAAGAGCTGTTGCGAAAACTGAAAGATTCGTTCCAGCTTGGGAATGCCATTAAAAATGGAATCCCGGTGGCTATTGTTGGCGAAACCAATGTTGGCAAATCGACGCTGTTAAATGCTTTGTTGAATGAAGACCGGGCGATTGTTTCTGATATTCACGGTACTACACGCGATGTGATTGAAGATGTGGTAAATATTCACGGAACTGCTTTTCGTTTTTTTGATACTGCAGGTATTCGCGAAACAGAAGATCAGATTGAGAACCTTGGAATTGAACGCAGTTACAGCAAACTGGAGCAGGCAACAGTTGTGCTTCTGGTGGTTGATACACACAACCCCTACCCGCTTGTGGAAAGTCGCATTCAGAAGATCCGTGAGCGAATTGCGCCGCACCAGACGCTGATTATTGTGGCCAATAAAATCGATACTGGTTTACGCGATACCATTCAGCAGATTGAAGTAATGGAACTTACCGATAACGAAAAAGCGGTGTTTATTGCGGCCAAACAAAAAGAAAATCTCGATGAGTTGATCGATTACATGACTCATTCAATAAATATGGAGGAAGCCGAACAACAGGATGTAATTGTTACCAATGCCCGGCATTACGAAATACTAAAGAATGCGCATGAAGCCATTTTACGCGTGCTTAATGGCCTTGATATGCAAATAACCGGCGACTTCCTGGCACAGGATATTCGCGAGTGTTCGCATTACCTGGCAGAGATTACCGGAGAAGTTGGTACTGAGGAAGTTTTGGGGCATATTTTTAAGAACTTCTGTATCGGGAAATAA